In the genome of Cryptomeria japonica chromosome 8, Sugi_1.0, whole genome shotgun sequence, one region contains:
- the LOC131057079 gene encoding early light-induced protein 1, chloroplastic, with protein MAAMASMMMKAPGALNCGAVKTNSVGHISRLPNSSLQVKCMAAKDPKETSSTEGVSPSSSTKVSTKFGDLVAFSGPAPEIINGRAAMLGFVSAIAVEVASGRDLLSQLNSGGLSWFALTAGLMTVGTLVPLFNGISRESTSQPIFSSTAEMWNGRFAMLGLLALAFTEYVKGGPLV; from the exons ATGGCGGCCATggcttcaatgatgatgaaagcaCCCGGAGCCCTTAACTGCGGGGCAGTCAAAACGAATAGTGTGGGTCATATCAGTAGATTGCCCAACAGTAGCCTCCAAGTCAAGTGCATGGCTGCAAAG GATCCAAAGGAAACGTCCTCTACTGAAGGCGTTTCTCCTTCAAGCTCTACCAAG GTGAGCACGAAATTTGGCGACCTGGTTGCGTTCTCAGGGCCTGCGCCGGAGATCATCAATGGAAGGGCGGCTATGTTGGGGTTCGTGTCGGCCATTGCAGTGGAGGTGGCCAGCGGAAGAGATTTGCTGTCGCAATTGAATAGTGGAGGACTGTCGTGGTTTGCGTTAACTGCAGGATTAATGACGGTGGGGACACTGGTTCCCCTGTTCAATGGAATATCGAGGGAGAGCACGTCGCAGCCAATATTTTCATCCACAGCAGAAATGTGGAATGGGCGCTTTGCTATGCTCGGCCTCCTCGCATTGGCTTTCACTGAATACGTCAAGGGTGGACCGCTTGTATAA